The following is a genomic window from Pirellulales bacterium.
AACGTCTGGCGAACTTCGTCGAACAGCGCTTCGCTGGCCTTCACGTCCGACCCGCCGACAAAAATTGCCGTTGCTTTTAAGTCCTCTGGACCGCGAGTAAAAATCGCGCCATGCACCAGGGCGCGCACCTGAGCGGCCGACACGCCTCCATGGCGAAAGAGCTGATTGACGCCTGCGTCTACGGCCACCACCGAGTCGAACACGCTCGGCTGCGGGTCGGGATCGAGTTGCAAAAGAATTTTCGACTTGGACATTCACACACCGTCGTGATCCATTGAAACAAGCAGCGGGTGAAGGGGTGAGCGGGTGAAGGGGCGAGAATGCACCTCTCGCCTGGTCACCATTTCACCTCTTCACCCGCTCTTGCCGTACATTTGACTCCACCGACCATACGAGGCCGAGGCCGTCGAGCGACTTAGAATCCGCGGAACGGATGCACGGCTTTTTCCTTGCCGGCAATCATTTCCTCGGCCGACGGCTTGCCCTTCATCGCGTTGGCAATCGATTCCTTGGTGGCTTCGTAATTGTAGTTGTAGATTTTCTTGTCGTCGGCCGCATCCCAATGAATGAACACGCCGCAGACGATACAGAGTTTTTCGGCGTCGGCCTTGGGAATGACGCCAGCTTCGACGCTGTCGGCGACGGCCTTGGCGACGGCAGCCTGCGCAGGGCCGAACATCTGCACGGCTTGCTTGGCACCCTTGATGGTAACCTTGGTAATGAGCACGGTCGCGGGCTTGACGGCCAAATTCGGCGTCAGCACGGCAAGCAAGTTCGAGTGCCCTTCGCTTTGACGCGCCAAGGCGTTGGCGAATGCGTGGCCGACGGGGCCTTCCTTGTCGCCAATCAACAGGTCGATGTGAGCTACTTCGTTGCCTTCTCCTTTGAGCGACTCGCCGATGAACATGGAC
Proteins encoded in this region:
- the fae gene encoding formaldehyde-activating enzyme, which gives rise to MSMFIGESLKGEGNEVAHIDLLIGDKEGPVGHAFANALARQSEGHSNLLAVLTPNLAVKPATVLITKVTIKGAKQAVQMFGPAQAAVAKAVADSVEAGVIPKADAEKLCIVCGVFIHWDAADDKKIYNYNYEATKESIANAMKGKPSAEEMIAGKEKAVHPFRGF